A window of the Camelus dromedarius isolate mCamDro1 chromosome 5, mCamDro1.pat, whole genome shotgun sequence genome harbors these coding sequences:
- the EXD2 gene encoding exonuclease 3'-5' domain-containing protein 2 isoform X1 has translation MSKHLVALTVTTLLGVAVGGFVLWKGIQRRRSKTNRGTREQPPPPPPPPSPPQKVPGRRELPAPEEEQSRSSAPRASWEERILQAKVVTVSQEAEWDQIEPLLRNELEDFPVLGIDCEWVNLEGKASPLSLLQMASPSGFCVLVRLPKLICGGKTVPKTLLDILADGTVLKVGVGCSEDASKLLQDYGLVVKGCLDLRYLAMRQRNNLLSNGLSLKSLAETVLNFPLDKSVLLRCSNWDAENLTEDQVIYAARDAQISVALFLHLLGYPFSRNSTLEEKDDCIGWRKVLEKCQDVVDIPFRSKGISRLGEEVNGESTESQQKPRNKKSKTDGTMSGNHQARDPRKHKRKPLGVGYSARKSPLYDNCFLHAPDGQPLCTCDRRKAQWYLDKGIGELVSEEPFVVKLQFEPAGRPESPGDYYLMVKENLCVVCGKKDSYIRKNVIPHEYRKHFPIEMKDHNSHDVLLLCTSCHAISNYYDNHLKQQLAREFQAPIGSEEGLRLLEDPERRQVRSGARALLNAESLPAHRKEELLRALREFYNTDTVTDEMLQEAASLETSRISNESYIPHGLKVVQRHTRGGLRSLMQLESRWRQHFLDSMQPKHLPQQWSVDHNHQKLLRKYGEDLPIKLS, from the exons ATGTCTAAACATTTAGTGGCTTTGACAGTGACCACCCTTCTTGGGGTGGCTGTCGGGGGGTTTGTCCTGTGGAAAGGCATCCAGCGCCGGAGGAGTAAAACGAACCGTGGGACCCGggagcagccgccgccgccgccgccgccgccgtctcCGCCGCAGAAAGTGCCAGGCAGGAGAGAGCTGCCCGCCCCAGAAGAGGAGCAGTCGCGCTCCAGTGCCCCCAGAGCCTCCTGGGAGGAGAGGATCCTCCAAGCAAAGGTGGTGACTGTGTCTCAGGAGGCAGAGTGGGATCAAATCGAGCCCTTGCTTAGGAATGAGTTAGAGGATTTCCCAGTCCTTGGAATCGACTGTGAGTGG GTGAATTTGGAAGGCAAGGCCAGTCCTCTGTCACTCCTTCAAATGGCCTCTCCAAGTGGTTTCTGTGTCTTGGTTCGCTTGCCCAAGCTGATCTGTGGAGGAAAAACAGTACCAAAAACGTTATTGGACATTTTGGCAGATGGCACTGTTTTAAAAGTTGGAGTAGGATGTTCGGAAGATGCCAGCAAGCTTTTGCAGGATTATGGCCTCGTGGTTAAGGGATGCCTGGACCTCCGATACTTAGCCATGAGGCAGAG aaACAATTTGCTCTCTAATGGGCTTAGCCTGAAATCACTCGCTGAGACTGTTTTGAACTTTCCCCTTGACAAGTCTGTTCTACTTCGTTGCAGCAACTGGGATGCTGAGAATCTTACTGAGGACCAG gTAATTTATGCTGCCAGGGATGCCCAGATTTCAGTggctctctttctccatcttcttgGATACCCTTTCTCTAGGAATTCAACTCTAGAAGAAAAGGATGACTGCATTGGCTGGAGAAAAGTCTTGGAGAAATGCCAGGATGTGGTAGATATCCCATTCCGAAGTAAAGGAATCAGCAGATTGGGAGAAGAGGTTAATGGGGAATCAACAGAATCTCAGCAGAAGCCAAGAAATAAGAAGTCTAAGACTGATGGAACAATGTCAGGCAACCACCAAGCAAGAGACcccagaaaacataaaagaaagccCTTGGGAGTGGGCTATTCTGCCAG aAAATCACCCCTCTATGATAACTGCTTTCTCCATGCTCCTGATGGACAGCCCCTCTGCACCTGTGATCGAAGGAAGGCTCAGTGGTACCTGGACAAAGGCATTGGAG AGCTGGTGAGTGAAGAACCTTTTGTGGTCAAGCTACAGTTCGAACCTGCGGGGAGACCCGAATCCCCGGGGGACTACTACTTGATGGTCAAAGAGAACCTGTGTGTAGTGTGTGGCAAGAAAGACTCATACATTCG GAAGAACGTGATTCCGCACGAGTACCGAAAGCACTTCCCCATTGAAATGAAGGACCACAACTCCCACGACGTGCTGCTGCTCTGCACCTCCTGCCATGCCATCTCCAACTACTATGACAACCACTTGAAGCAGCAGCTGGCCAGGGAGTTCCAGGCCCCCATTGGCTCCGAGGAGGGCCTGCGCCTGCTGGAAGACCCCGAGCGCCGGCAGGTGCGTTCTGGGGCCAGGGCCCTACTCAACGCGGAGAGCCTGCCTGCTCACCGAAAGGAGGAGCTGCTGCGGGCACTCAGAGAGTTTTATAACACAGACACGGTCACGGACGAGATGCTTCAGGAGGCTGCCAGCCTGGAGACCAG CAGGATTTCCAATGAAAGCTACATCCCTCATGGGCTGAAGGTGGTGCAGCGCCACACCCGGGGCGGGCTGCGCTCCCTCATGCAGCTGGAGAGCCGCTGGCGCCAGCACTTCCTGGACTCCATGCAGCCCAAGCACCTGCCCCAGCAGTGGTCGGTGGACCACAACCATCAGAAGCTGCTCCGGAAATACGGGGAAGACCTTCCCATCAAGCTGTCTTGA
- the EXD2 gene encoding exonuclease 3'-5' domain-containing protein 2 isoform X2, translating to MSKHLVALTVTTLLGVAVGGFVLWKGIQRRRSKTNRGTREQPPPPPPPPSPPQKVPGRRELPAPEEEQSRSSAPRASWEERILQAKVVTVSQEAEWDQIEPLLRNELEDFPVLGIDCEWVNLEGKASPLSLLQMASPSGFCVLVRLPKLICGGKTVPKTLLDILADGTVLKVGVGCSEDASKLLQDYGLVVKGCLDLRYLAMRQRNNLLSNGLSLKSLAETVLNFPLDKSVLLRCSNWDAENLTEDQVIYAARDAQISVALFLHLLGYPFSRNSTLEEKDDCIGWRKVLEKCQDVVDIPFRSKGISRLGEEVNGESTESQQKPRNKKSKTDGTMSGNHQARDPRKHKRKPLGVGYSARKSPLYDNCFLHAPDGQPLCTCDRRKAQWYLDKGIGELVSEEPFVVKLQFEPAGRPESPGDYYLMVKENLCVVCGKKDSYIRKNVIPHEYRKHFPIEMKDHNSHDVLLLCTSCHAISNYYDNHLKQQLAREFQAPIGSEEGLRLLEDPERRQVRSGARALLNAESLPAHRKEELLRALREFYNTDTVTDEMLQEAASLETRISNESYIPHGLKVVQRHTRGGLRSLMQLESRWRQHFLDSMQPKHLPQQWSVDHNHQKLLRKYGEDLPIKLS from the exons ATGTCTAAACATTTAGTGGCTTTGACAGTGACCACCCTTCTTGGGGTGGCTGTCGGGGGGTTTGTCCTGTGGAAAGGCATCCAGCGCCGGAGGAGTAAAACGAACCGTGGGACCCGggagcagccgccgccgccgccgccgccgccgtctcCGCCGCAGAAAGTGCCAGGCAGGAGAGAGCTGCCCGCCCCAGAAGAGGAGCAGTCGCGCTCCAGTGCCCCCAGAGCCTCCTGGGAGGAGAGGATCCTCCAAGCAAAGGTGGTGACTGTGTCTCAGGAGGCAGAGTGGGATCAAATCGAGCCCTTGCTTAGGAATGAGTTAGAGGATTTCCCAGTCCTTGGAATCGACTGTGAGTGG GTGAATTTGGAAGGCAAGGCCAGTCCTCTGTCACTCCTTCAAATGGCCTCTCCAAGTGGTTTCTGTGTCTTGGTTCGCTTGCCCAAGCTGATCTGTGGAGGAAAAACAGTACCAAAAACGTTATTGGACATTTTGGCAGATGGCACTGTTTTAAAAGTTGGAGTAGGATGTTCGGAAGATGCCAGCAAGCTTTTGCAGGATTATGGCCTCGTGGTTAAGGGATGCCTGGACCTCCGATACTTAGCCATGAGGCAGAG aaACAATTTGCTCTCTAATGGGCTTAGCCTGAAATCACTCGCTGAGACTGTTTTGAACTTTCCCCTTGACAAGTCTGTTCTACTTCGTTGCAGCAACTGGGATGCTGAGAATCTTACTGAGGACCAG gTAATTTATGCTGCCAGGGATGCCCAGATTTCAGTggctctctttctccatcttcttgGATACCCTTTCTCTAGGAATTCAACTCTAGAAGAAAAGGATGACTGCATTGGCTGGAGAAAAGTCTTGGAGAAATGCCAGGATGTGGTAGATATCCCATTCCGAAGTAAAGGAATCAGCAGATTGGGAGAAGAGGTTAATGGGGAATCAACAGAATCTCAGCAGAAGCCAAGAAATAAGAAGTCTAAGACTGATGGAACAATGTCAGGCAACCACCAAGCAAGAGACcccagaaaacataaaagaaagccCTTGGGAGTGGGCTATTCTGCCAG aAAATCACCCCTCTATGATAACTGCTTTCTCCATGCTCCTGATGGACAGCCCCTCTGCACCTGTGATCGAAGGAAGGCTCAGTGGTACCTGGACAAAGGCATTGGAG AGCTGGTGAGTGAAGAACCTTTTGTGGTCAAGCTACAGTTCGAACCTGCGGGGAGACCCGAATCCCCGGGGGACTACTACTTGATGGTCAAAGAGAACCTGTGTGTAGTGTGTGGCAAGAAAGACTCATACATTCG GAAGAACGTGATTCCGCACGAGTACCGAAAGCACTTCCCCATTGAAATGAAGGACCACAACTCCCACGACGTGCTGCTGCTCTGCACCTCCTGCCATGCCATCTCCAACTACTATGACAACCACTTGAAGCAGCAGCTGGCCAGGGAGTTCCAGGCCCCCATTGGCTCCGAGGAGGGCCTGCGCCTGCTGGAAGACCCCGAGCGCCGGCAGGTGCGTTCTGGGGCCAGGGCCCTACTCAACGCGGAGAGCCTGCCTGCTCACCGAAAGGAGGAGCTGCTGCGGGCACTCAGAGAGTTTTATAACACAGACACGGTCACGGACGAGATGCTTCAGGAGGCTGCCAGCCTGGAGACCAG GATTTCCAATGAAAGCTACATCCCTCATGGGCTGAAGGTGGTGCAGCGCCACACCCGGGGCGGGCTGCGCTCCCTCATGCAGCTGGAGAGCCGCTGGCGCCAGCACTTCCTGGACTCCATGCAGCCCAAGCACCTGCCCCAGCAGTGGTCGGTGGACCACAACCATCAGAAGCTGCTCCGGAAATACGGGGAAGACCTTCCCATCAAGCTGTCTTGA